The following are encoded together in the Thunnus maccoyii chromosome 18, fThuMac1.1, whole genome shotgun sequence genome:
- the si:ch211-198m17.1 gene encoding mucin-2, translating into MFLRCLPVVFLLAAVVKGMATTEPQSSNSSSDHTTKNFTATTTETITVFNSTATENSNDTISRSTTDSPSAPTSGDVTSTANLETNQPTNASETTNTTTTPTTHTNNDTTSLTPTTHTNNDTTSITPTTHTNNDTTSITPTTHTNNDTTSITPTTHTNNDTTSLTPTTHTNNDTTSMTPTTNTNNDTTSMPPTTHTNNDTTSIIPTTHTNNDTTSMPPTTHTNNDTTSIIPTTHPNNDTTSITPTTHTNNDTTSMTPTTHTNNDTTSMTPTTHTNNDTTSMTPTTHTNNDTTSIIPTTHTNNDTTSMTPTTHTNNDTTSMTPTTHTNNDTTSMTPTTHTNNDTTSMTPTTHTNNDTTSMTPTTHTNNDTTSMTPTTHTNNDTTSMTPTTHPNNDTTSIIPTTHTNNDTTSIIPTTHTNNDTTSMPPTTHTNNDTTSMPPTTHTNNDTTSIIPTTHTNNDTTSIIPTTHTNNDTTSMPPTTHTNNDTTSIIPTTHTNDTTSIIPTTHTNNDTTSMPPTTHTNNDTTSIIPTTHTNNDTTSIIPTTHTNNDTTSMPPTTHTNNDTTSITPTTHTNNDTTSITPTTHTNNDTTSMTPTTHTNNDTTSMTPTTHTNNDTTSMTPTTHTNNDTTSMTPTTHTNNDTTSMTPTTHTNNDTTSMTPTTHPNNDTTSIIPTTHTNNDTTSIIPTTHTNNDTTSMPPTTHTNNDTTSMPPTTHTNNDTTSIIPTTHTNNDTTSIIPTTHTNNDTTSMPPTTHTNNDTTSIIPTTHTNDTTSIIPTTHTNNDTTSMPPTTHTNNDTTSIIPTTHTNNDTTSIIPTTHTNNDTTSMPPTTHTNNDTTSITPTTHTNNDTTSITPTTHTNNDTTSIIPTTHTNETTSITPTAQTNNNTTSITLTTETTNGTSSITPTAQTNSSTTSITPTAQTSNGTTATSTVTPENSTLTTTALTNSTNTSPESPTSTTSPSTITTNTTSRTEMTTLPPGPPSSSPTSNSTSSSTPPHPPSGNSTVPPEGNTTTLTPSTTTSGVETTTVTHSTKPVSGMTTTSHNTTNPTTTTMNTGTTITATSLKPTETTTNSTVAPLIPTQGPVIECPSIPCPPDSVCLNGTCQCLAGSFFQNGRCTPARVFPGRLHLTSLTFQNQMLNRSSSLFQQTAANISAALRDVFRNDVGYIRSDVVELQPGSVLATVNNVFENNAPASQDSVDQSINQAIANSETPGALLTDASFTVTNLCKQEPLPCDVFTTTCLSTKGRATCSCKPGYIAIVYSNTSCKACPSGQRAAGNTCEPCPFGYAGFNCNDSALLAVVVISCVLGGVLLILVLALLIYCCWTCSKSKQEYGSSPYSSGEVNQPWPTGITPIPRASTNWDATPPIEMTEGGSTHTLVDKKHQTNGLGFHPKQRGWKKTGSYDLNPDGMKTFKGKNPSRYSYLVQGHENPYFLPGDDKKN; encoded by the exons GAATGGCAACGACAGAGCCTCAAAGCTCAAATTCAAGCAGCGACCACACAACCAAGAATTTTACAGCTACCACCACAGAGACCATCACAGTATTCAACAGCACCGCGACAGAGAACAGTAACGACACCATCAGCAGAAGCACAACTGACTCCCCGTCAGCTCCAACCAGTGGTGATGTCACATCCACTGCAAACCTAGAGACAAACCAACCTACCAACGCTAGTGAGACTACAAATACAACCACCAcaccaaccacacacaccaacaatgacacaacTTCACTGAcaccaaccacacacaccaacaatgacacaacTTCGATCACACCgaccacacacaccaacaatgacacaacTTCGATCACACCgaccacacacaccaacaatgacacaacTTCGATCACACCgaccacacacaccaacaatgacacaacTTCACTGAcaccaaccacacacaccaacaatgacacaacTTCGATGACACCGACCACAAacaccaacaatgacacaacTTCGATGCcaccaaccacacacaccaacaatgacacaacTTCGATCAtaccaaccacacacaccaacaatgacacaacTTCGATGCcaccaaccacacacaccaacaatgacacaacTTCGATCATACCAACCACACACCCCAACAATGACACAACTTCGATCACACCgaccacacacaccaacaatgacacaacTTCGATGACACCgaccacacacaccaacaatgacacaacTTCGATGACACCgaccacacacaccaacaatgacacaacTTCGATGACACCgaccacacacaccaacaatgacacaacTTCGATCATACCgaccacacacaccaacaacgACACAACTTCGATGACACCgaccacacacaccaacaacgACACAACTTCGATGACACCgaccacacacaccaacaacgACACAACTTCGATGACACCgaccacacacaccaacaacgACACAACTTCGATGACACCgaccacacacaccaacaatgacacaacTTCGATGACACCgaccacacacaccaacaatgacacaacTTCGATGACACCgaccacacacaccaacaatgacacaacTTCGATGACACCAACCACACACCCCAACAATGACACAACTTCGATCAtaccaaccacacacaccaacaatgacacaacTTCGATCAtaccaaccacacacaccaacaatgacacaacTTCGATGCcaccaaccacacacaccaacaatgacacaacTTCGATGCcaccaaccacacacaccaacaatgacacaacTTCGATCAtaccaaccacacacaccaacaatgacacaacTTCGATCAtaccaaccacacacaccaacaatgacacaacTTCGATGCcaccaaccacacacaccaacaatgacacaacTTCGATCAtaccaaccacacacaccaacGACACAACTTCGATCAtaccaaccacacacaccaacaatgacacaacTTCGATGCcaccaaccacacacaccaacaatgacacaacTTCGATCAtaccaaccacacacaccaacaatgacacaacTTCGATCAtaccaaccacacacaccaacaatgacacaacTTCGATGCcaccaaccacacacaccaacaatgacacaacTTCGATCAcaccaaccacacacaccaacaatgacacaacTTCGATCAcaccaaccacacacaccaacaacgACACAACTTCGATGACACCgaccacacacaccaacaacgACACAACTTCGATGACACCgaccacacacaccaacaacgACACAACTTCGATGACACCgaccacacacaccaacaatgacacaacTTCGATGACACCgaccacacacaccaacaatgacacaacTTCGATGACACCgaccacacacaccaacaatgacacaacTTCGATGACACCAACCACACACCCCAACAATGACACAACTTCGATCAtaccaaccacacacaccaacaatgacacaacTTCGATCAtaccaaccacacacaccaacaatgacacaacTTCGATGCcaccaaccacacacaccaacaatgacacaacTTCGATGCcaccaaccacacacaccaacaatgacacaacTTCGATCAtaccaaccacacacaccaacaatgacacaacTTCGATCAtaccaaccacacacaccaacaatgacacaacTTCGATGCcaccaaccacacacaccaacaatgacacaacTTCGATCAtaccaaccacacacaccaacGACACAACTTCGATCAtaccaaccacacacaccaacaatgacacaacTTCGATGCcaccaaccacacacaccaacaatgacacaacTTCGATCAtaccaaccacacacaccaacaatgacacaacTTCGATCAtaccaaccacacacaccaacaatgacacaacTTCGATGCcaccaaccacacacaccaacaatgacacaacTTCGATCAcaccaaccacacacaccaacaatgacacaacTTCGATCAcaccaaccacacacaccaacaatgacacaacTTCGATCAtaccaaccacacacaccaacGAGACAACTTCAATCACACCGACTGCACAGACGAACAACAACACAACTTCGATCACACTAACCACAGAGACCACCAATGGCACATCTTCCATCACTCCGACTGCACAGACCAACAGCAGCACAACTTCGATCACTCCAACTGCACAGACCAGCAACGGCACAACAGCTACAAGTACAGTAACCCCAGAAAACTCTACATTAACTACAACTGCACTAACAAACTCTACTAACACCTCTCCTGAGTCTCCCACATCTACCACTTCACCCTCAACTATCACCACAAACACAACCAGTAGAACAGAAATGACCACACTCCCACCTGGACCCCCATCCTCTTCACCTACCTCCAACTCCACCTCCAGCTCTACCCCTCCACATCCCCCCTCAGGCAATAGCACCGTACCCCCCGAAGGAAATACCACCACCCTAACTCCCTCAACAACAACCTCAGGAG TTGAAACCACAACTGTGACTCATTCCACTAAACCAGTTAGTGGCATGACCACAACCTCGCACAACACCACTAATCcgaccaccaccaccatgaaTACTGGTACCACCATCACTGCCACCAGCCTGAAACCAACAGAGACCACCACCAACTCCACTGTAGCCCCACTCATCCCTACCCAGGGTCCAGTTATAG AGTGTCCCTCCATCCCATGCCCACCTGACAGCGTCTGTCTTAATGGTACCTGCCAGTGTCTCGCTGGTAGCTTCTTCCAGAATGGCCGTTGCACACCCG CCCGAGTGTTCCCAGGCCGGCTTCATCTCACCTCCTTGACATTTCAAAATCAAATGCTCAACAGGTCCTCAAGTCTATTCCAGCAGACGGCAGCTAATATCTCAGCAGCG cTCAGAGATGTCTTCAGAAATGACGTGGGGTACATAAGATCTGATGTTGTTGAACTTCA ACCAGGAAGTGTGCTAGCAACTGTAAATAACGTCTTTGAAAACAACGCCCCCGCCTCTCAAGACTCTGTTGATCAATCCATCAATCAGGCCATAGCAAACTCAGAAACTCCAGGCGCATTGTTGACTGATGCTTCATTCACAG TTACAAACCTGTGTAAGCAGGAGCCATTACCTTGTGATGTCTTCACTACAACATGCCTAAGTACAAAGGGCCGGGCTACTTGTTCCTGTAAGCCAGGCTACATCGCCATCGTGTACTCAAATACCAGTTGCAAAG CTTGTCCAAGTGGGCAGAGGGCAGCGGGAAACACCTGTGAACC ATGTCCATTTGGATATGCTGGCTTCAACTGCAACGACT cgGCTCTGCTGGCAGTGGTGGTGATCTCCTGTGTACTAGGAGGAGTTCTTCTCATCCTTGTCTTGGCTTTGCTTATTTACTGCTGCTG GACATGCTCAAAGAGCAAGCAAGAATACGGCAGCAGTCCTTACTCATCAGGTGAGGTAAATCAGCCCTGGCCCACTGGCATCACACCCATCCCTCGTGCCTCCACTAACTGGGATGCAACTCCTCCCATCGAGATGACAGAAGGGGGCAGCACTCATACCTTGGTGGACAAAAAGCATCAAACCAACGGATTG GGGTTTCATCCGAAGCAGAGAGGATGGAAAAAG ACGGGATCATATGATCTCAACCCAGATGGAATGAAAACCTTCAAAGGTAAAAATCCATCCCGTTATTCATATCTGGTTCAAGGCCACGAGAACCCCTACTTCTTACCAggagatgacaaaaaaaactga